One region of Trinickia violacea genomic DNA includes:
- a CDS encoding CaiB/BaiF CoA transferase family protein — protein MIEGQHVFSGLKVLDLASYIAGPAATTILADFGADVIKIEPPGTGDVYRFFSTMPPNPVANTNYAWQLTNRNKRSIAIDLKSSEAREVLVRLVQWADVVVVNFPPRVKASLGVTYEALSPLNPKLIYADITGYGSEGPEADTPGFDVTAYWARSGLMEVTHDAGSPPTLPIPGIGDHATATTLYAAIVTALYVRATTGKGSHVSTSLIANGIWAAAAWVEGGLNGGRFFAQHDRKNPPNALLNPYRTADGRWILLVAAQRKDWPALTRAIGMPELLDDPRFADDRRTDNAGALVEILDPLFASQPLAFWKQALTAARVIFGVVQVAEEIIHDPQLEANGIVVPLDLPGKPATRTVSNPIQIMGEQKVKPCAAPQLGEHGAEILKEMGFNESEIARLHDAGVVARFEGSL, from the coding sequence ATGATTGAAGGACAACACGTTTTTTCAGGTCTCAAGGTGCTCGATCTCGCGAGCTACATTGCGGGCCCCGCAGCCACGACGATTCTGGCCGACTTCGGCGCAGACGTCATCAAGATCGAACCGCCGGGTACGGGCGATGTCTATCGCTTCTTCTCGACCATGCCGCCGAACCCGGTGGCCAACACAAACTACGCCTGGCAGTTGACAAACCGCAACAAACGCAGCATCGCCATCGACCTCAAGTCCAGCGAAGCCAGAGAAGTACTGGTGCGCCTGGTTCAATGGGCAGACGTTGTAGTCGTCAATTTCCCGCCACGCGTGAAGGCCTCGTTGGGCGTGACCTACGAGGCCCTCTCGCCGCTCAACCCCAAGCTGATCTACGCAGACATTACCGGCTATGGTTCGGAGGGGCCCGAGGCCGACACCCCGGGTTTCGATGTCACGGCCTATTGGGCACGCTCCGGTCTCATGGAGGTCACCCACGATGCGGGCAGCCCGCCGACGCTACCCATTCCCGGGATCGGCGACCACGCCACGGCAACCACACTCTATGCTGCGATCGTCACGGCGCTCTATGTGCGCGCCACGACCGGCAAAGGCAGCCATGTGTCGACTTCGCTGATCGCCAATGGCATCTGGGCAGCTGCGGCGTGGGTCGAAGGTGGTCTCAATGGCGGTCGGTTCTTCGCCCAGCACGATCGAAAAAATCCGCCCAATGCGCTGCTCAACCCTTACCGGACAGCCGACGGGCGCTGGATCCTGCTGGTCGCGGCCCAACGCAAGGATTGGCCTGCCCTCACCCGCGCCATTGGCATGCCCGAGCTTCTGGACGATCCGCGCTTTGCCGACGACCGGCGCACCGACAACGCGGGCGCACTGGTCGAGATTCTCGACCCGTTGTTCGCCAGCCAGCCGCTTGCCTTCTGGAAACAGGCGCTCACTGCCGCGCGTGTGATTTTCGGCGTCGTGCAGGTTGCCGAGGAGATCATTCACGACCCTCAGTTGGAGGCCAATGGGATCGTCGTGCCGCTCGACTTGCCGGGCAAGCCTGCCACGCGAACGGTCAGCAATCCGATCCAGATCATGGGAGAGCAGAAGGTCAAGCCATGCGCCGCGCCGCAACTTGGCGAACACGGCGCGGAGATCCTGAAAGAGATGGGCTTCAACGAGAGCGAAATCGCACGTCTTCACGACGCGGGCGTGGTCGCACGCTTCGAAGGCTCGCTCTGA
- a CDS encoding enoyl-CoA hydratase-related protein: MPHTLSAPSFDTLLYEKRNATAYVTLNRPEVMNALNQKAIAELHAAFEDAQDDPQIRGVIITGAGNRAFIAGADISELARATPIEAERQTRAGQAFLNLVENLGKPVIAAVNGLALGGGCETALACTIRLASQSAKFGQPEIKLGFIPGFGGTQRLPRLVGKGVALQLILTGEMVSAEEAYRVGLVNEVVEASGLIARAEAILAQIAANAPLAVAYAMNAVNLGLNAALPEGLALEGKLFALCAATEDKREGTTAFLEKRPPKFQGR; this comes from the coding sequence ATGCCACACACTTTATCCGCGCCCTCCTTCGACACCCTTCTCTATGAAAAGAGAAATGCGACGGCCTATGTGACGCTGAACCGTCCCGAGGTGATGAACGCGCTGAATCAGAAGGCGATCGCAGAACTACACGCTGCGTTCGAAGATGCGCAAGACGACCCGCAGATTCGCGGCGTGATCATAACCGGCGCAGGCAATCGGGCATTCATCGCCGGTGCCGATATCAGCGAGTTGGCCAGGGCAACGCCAATTGAGGCCGAACGCCAGACACGTGCGGGTCAAGCGTTTCTCAATCTTGTCGAAAACCTCGGCAAGCCAGTCATTGCTGCGGTGAACGGACTGGCACTTGGCGGCGGATGCGAAACCGCGCTCGCCTGCACGATCCGGCTAGCCAGTCAGAGCGCGAAGTTCGGGCAGCCTGAAATTAAGCTGGGGTTCATCCCTGGCTTTGGCGGAACGCAACGACTTCCTCGCCTCGTCGGCAAAGGTGTCGCGCTACAACTCATCCTCACCGGCGAGATGGTGTCGGCAGAGGAAGCCTATAGGGTCGGCCTCGTGAACGAAGTCGTGGAAGCCAGCGGTCTGATCGCTCGCGCCGAAGCGATTCTGGCGCAGATTGCCGCTAACGCGCCGCTGGCCGTCGCCTATGCGATGAATGCCGTCAACCTTGGACTCAACGCGGCGTTGCCGGAAGGTCTCGCCCTGGAAGGGAAGCTTTTCGCGCTATGCGCCGCGACCGAGGACAAAAGAGAAGGGACCACGGCCTTTCTCGAGAAGCGCCCGCCGAAATTTCAGGGTCGTTGA
- a CDS encoding c-type cytochrome — translation MNDNRKQDRVRAREYAEPAERTNPVPWLLGLVAACLTVWGVSYFLLNPGLMSPRTAASGGAPAATSAAAPAAADGAQIFASRCASCHQATGAGLPGVFPPLAGSEWVNGDAKTVALILLLGINGKISVAGSTFNGTMPAFGTTLSDAEIAAVASHVRASFGNKSSALTADLVKTERTQLGSRTTPWAGGDELKSQH, via the coding sequence ATGAACGACAACCGAAAGCAGGACCGAGTGCGCGCACGGGAATACGCGGAGCCAGCCGAGCGCACCAACCCTGTACCGTGGCTTCTTGGGCTCGTGGCGGCATGCCTCACGGTATGGGGTGTCAGCTACTTCCTGCTCAATCCCGGGCTTATGTCACCCAGGACCGCAGCCTCCGGTGGTGCACCAGCCGCCACGAGTGCGGCGGCTCCGGCTGCAGCGGATGGCGCACAGATCTTTGCCAGCCGCTGTGCGTCCTGCCATCAGGCGACGGGCGCAGGGCTGCCAGGTGTGTTCCCACCGTTGGCAGGCTCTGAATGGGTGAATGGCGACGCAAAGACGGTCGCACTGATCCTGCTTCTCGGCATCAATGGAAAGATCAGCGTCGCCGGCTCCACCTTTAACGGCACGATGCCCGCATTTGGCACGACACTGTCCGATGCGGAAATCGCAGCGGTGGCATCGCACGTTCGAGCGAGCTTCGGCAACAAGTCGTCTGCGCTGACGGCAGACCTCGTCAAGACAGAGCGGACCCAATTGGGTAGTCGCACGACGCCGTGGGCAGGTGGCGACGAACTGAAGTCGCAGCACTAG
- a CDS encoding cbb3-type cytochrome c oxidase subunit I, with the protein MNVTISALLALSFLISVLGLFMFIWAQTQGLMRAGPDAAAVIFEKGEVGVVEEPAVSSTQRVALQNIESSSVNTYFSSDSKGIVGGSPELEAREAQDRSSRAAAFAFITSSILWLVLGSIAGLIASQKLTSPDFLTQTAWLTFGRVRTAHLNMVIYGWASMAGLGIALWMLPRLLKTNLVGERFAVAGAGLWNAGVAAGVVAILSGWTDGLQWLEIPWQIGILLAAGGAMCAVPLFLTLLQRKVDHLYVSVWYISAALIWFPILYIVAKVPYVHFGVEQAIVNWWFAHNVLGLWLTPLGVGAAYYFIAKVLGRPIYSYNLSLVGFWALAMFYSQAGIHHLIGGPVPNWLVSVSVVQSVMMVVPVLAVGVNQHMTVAGRFATLRYSPTLRFIVLGAMLYTLVSLQGTLEALPFFNRLVHFTQYKVAHAHLGLYGFFSMIMFGSIYFVMPRVLEREWPYPKLIAWHFWLSSIGFAIYFVLLTIGGVLQGAAMLDATRPFMDSVTLLTPYLLARTFGGVLMAAGHFLFAWHFFSMVMNRGPERSGRAFIGSAPAAGA; encoded by the coding sequence ATGAACGTCACAATAAGCGCCTTGCTCGCGCTGTCGTTCCTAATCTCAGTGCTTGGCCTCTTTATGTTTATCTGGGCCCAGACGCAGGGCCTGATGCGGGCCGGCCCCGATGCGGCGGCCGTCATATTCGAGAAGGGCGAAGTCGGTGTGGTGGAAGAGCCCGCAGTCTCGTCGACGCAACGCGTTGCGCTTCAGAACATCGAAAGCAGCTCGGTTAATACGTACTTCAGCTCGGACTCGAAAGGGATCGTCGGCGGCTCTCCGGAACTCGAGGCACGCGAGGCCCAGGACAGGTCTAGTCGAGCCGCAGCCTTCGCGTTTATTACCTCGTCGATTCTCTGGCTTGTGTTGGGTTCCATCGCGGGATTGATCGCCTCGCAGAAGCTGACCTCTCCCGATTTCCTGACACAAACCGCTTGGCTCACATTCGGCCGTGTCCGGACTGCGCATCTAAACATGGTGATCTACGGGTGGGCTTCGATGGCTGGCCTCGGCATCGCCCTATGGATGCTCCCCAGATTGTTGAAGACCAACCTGGTGGGCGAGCGTTTCGCGGTGGCCGGCGCCGGGCTATGGAACGCGGGTGTCGCCGCGGGCGTCGTCGCGATCCTTTCGGGTTGGACCGACGGCTTGCAGTGGCTCGAGATTCCGTGGCAGATCGGCATCCTGCTCGCTGCGGGGGGAGCGATGTGTGCCGTGCCGCTCTTTCTGACCCTGTTGCAGCGCAAAGTTGACCATCTCTATGTATCCGTTTGGTACATCTCTGCGGCGTTGATCTGGTTTCCGATTCTGTACATCGTCGCAAAGGTCCCTTACGTCCATTTCGGCGTCGAACAGGCAATCGTCAACTGGTGGTTTGCCCACAACGTGTTGGGCTTGTGGCTTACACCGCTGGGTGTCGGGGCAGCGTATTACTTCATCGCCAAAGTGCTGGGGCGCCCGATCTATTCGTACAACCTGTCGCTGGTCGGCTTCTGGGCGCTTGCGATGTTCTACAGTCAGGCCGGTATCCACCACTTGATCGGTGGCCCGGTTCCCAACTGGCTAGTGAGTGTGTCGGTCGTGCAGAGCGTGATGATGGTTGTTCCCGTGCTGGCGGTCGGGGTCAATCAGCACATGACAGTGGCCGGACGGTTCGCCACCCTAAGGTATTCGCCGACCCTGCGCTTTATCGTACTCGGTGCAATGCTTTATACGCTTGTCTCGTTGCAGGGGACACTGGAAGCGCTGCCCTTCTTCAACCGCCTCGTCCACTTCACGCAGTACAAGGTCGCGCACGCACACCTTGGCTTGTACGGCTTCTTCTCGATGATCATGTTTGGCTCGATTTATTTCGTGATGCCGCGCGTGCTCGAGCGCGAGTGGCCCTATCCGAAGCTGATTGCTTGGCATTTCTGGCTCAGCTCGATCGGCTTCGCAATTTATTTCGTTCTCTTGACCATTGGGGGCGTACTGCAGGGCGCAGCCATGCTTGACGCAACGCGTCCATTCATGGACTCGGTCACACTCCTGACGCCTTACCTCTTAGCCAGAACATTTGGCGGCGTGCTGATGGCGGCAGGACACTTCCTCTTCGCCTGGCACTTCTTCTCGATGGTGATGAATCGCGGACCTGAACGATCCGGACGCGCTTTCATCGGCAGCGCTCCTGCGGCAGGAGCCTGA
- a CDS encoding acetoacetate decarboxylase, whose amino-acid sequence MTEDEIRARAYAMPISSPAYPKFPFRFVDRETIIITYRTDPEALASFVPAPLLPAEPIVKYEFISMPDSSGLGSYTETGQVVPVTFNGESGGFTHAMYLDNEAGIASGRELLGFPKVRAQPKLEIRNDALVGTLDYNGVRVATATMAYKYEPLDLAAVKKTLAAPGFLLKILPHVDGSARVCELVKYYVTDITVKGAWTGPASLELHPHCFAPVAKLPVLEVLSAIHILTDLTIAGAEVVHDYLRGPSNAS is encoded by the coding sequence ATGACTGAAGACGAAATCCGCGCCCGCGCTTACGCGATGCCGATCAGCAGCCCAGCCTATCCCAAGTTTCCTTTCCGTTTCGTCGATCGCGAGACGATCATCATCACCTATCGCACCGATCCCGAAGCGCTTGCCAGCTTCGTGCCCGCGCCGCTGCTTCCAGCCGAGCCTATTGTCAAATACGAGTTCATCAGCATGCCCGACTCTAGCGGGCTAGGTTCCTATACCGAGACCGGTCAAGTCGTTCCGGTGACGTTCAACGGCGAATCCGGCGGCTTCACCCACGCCATGTACCTCGACAATGAAGCCGGCATTGCTTCCGGCCGCGAGTTGCTCGGCTTTCCAAAAGTACGTGCGCAACCGAAGCTTGAAATCCGCAACGACGCGCTGGTGGGAACCCTCGACTACAACGGCGTGCGCGTTGCGACCGCAACCATGGCCTACAAGTACGAGCCGCTCGATCTCGCCGCCGTCAAGAAGACGCTCGCGGCACCCGGCTTCCTGCTGAAAATCCTGCCTCATGTCGATGGGTCGGCCCGGGTCTGCGAACTGGTCAAGTATTACGTGACCGACATCACGGTGAAAGGAGCCTGGACCGGGCCCGCCTCTCTGGAACTGCATCCTCATTGTTTCGCGCCCGTCGCAAAGCTGCCCGTGCTCGAGGTTCTATCCGCAATCCATATCCTGACCGATCTGACGATCGCGGGCGCAGAAGTCGTTCACGACTATCTGCGCGGCCCGTCTAACGCATCGTGA
- a CDS encoding molybdopterin-dependent oxidoreductase, with amino-acid sequence MNKHERDISAQRRKLLGSLGALGVAAFGGSLTARGAESSTIELPFDNGERALTSAFPQKSGVILQRTRPPLIETPFDVFDQGVLTPNNRFYVRWHLASIPTAVDPATFRLDIRGHVNRVVSLTLNDLVRKFPRFEIVAVNQCSGNSRGFFSPRVPGGQWANGAMGNARWTGVRLKDLLEHAGVGANAVQARFNGLETGVIPQTPKFMKSLAIDHALDGEVMVAYAMNGEALPLLNGYPLRLVVPGWYATYWVKMLHDIEVLDKPDENFWTAKAYLVPDNHFANVHPGETGFNQVPIHTMLPRSFFTNVRSGATVRSEQPMLVRGIAFGGLNALKQVQFSANQGQTWTDANLGQDYGKYSFRQWHTVVSFPQPGKQVLMVRAVDATGQAQPNTPNWNGAGFMRNVIESVDIDVV; translated from the coding sequence ATGAATAAGCATGAACGTGACATCTCCGCTCAGCGGCGCAAGCTGCTTGGCAGTCTCGGCGCGTTGGGCGTCGCCGCGTTCGGTGGTTCCCTCACGGCGAGGGGGGCGGAAAGCAGCACCATTGAGTTGCCGTTCGACAACGGCGAGCGCGCCCTGACGTCCGCCTTTCCACAGAAATCGGGCGTCATTCTGCAAAGAACACGACCGCCGTTGATAGAAACGCCATTCGACGTCTTCGACCAGGGCGTCCTCACGCCGAACAACCGCTTCTATGTTCGGTGGCACTTGGCGAGCATTCCGACTGCGGTGGATCCCGCAACGTTCCGGCTCGACATCCGCGGGCACGTCAACAGGGTAGTCAGCCTGACGCTGAATGATCTCGTAAGAAAGTTTCCGCGCTTCGAGATTGTGGCGGTCAACCAGTGTTCGGGCAATTCGCGGGGGTTCTTCAGTCCTCGGGTGCCAGGCGGGCAATGGGCCAATGGCGCGATGGGCAATGCACGCTGGACAGGTGTGCGACTGAAGGACCTGCTTGAACACGCTGGCGTGGGTGCGAATGCTGTCCAGGCGCGGTTTAACGGCCTCGAAACCGGAGTGATTCCGCAGACGCCCAAATTCATGAAATCGCTGGCGATCGATCATGCGCTCGACGGCGAAGTGATGGTGGCCTATGCGATGAACGGCGAGGCGTTGCCGCTGCTGAACGGCTACCCGTTGCGGCTGGTTGTGCCCGGATGGTACGCAACGTACTGGGTCAAGATGTTGCACGACATTGAGGTGCTCGATAAACCTGACGAAAACTTCTGGACCGCAAAGGCCTATCTCGTTCCGGATAACCATTTTGCAAACGTTCATCCGGGTGAGACAGGCTTCAATCAAGTGCCGATTCACACCATGCTGCCGCGCTCGTTCTTTACCAATGTACGCTCCGGCGCCACGGTGCGATCGGAGCAGCCGATGCTGGTGCGAGGCATCGCGTTTGGCGGCTTGAACGCACTGAAACAGGTTCAGTTTTCCGCCAATCAGGGGCAGACCTGGACCGATGCGAACCTGGGTCAGGACTATGGCAAGTACAGCTTCCGCCAGTGGCACACAGTGGTCAGCTTTCCGCAGCCGGGCAAGCAGGTGCTCATGGTGCGCGCGGTCGATGCGACTGGCCAGGCTCAGCCGAACACCCCGAACTGGAACGGGGCGGGGTTCATGCGCAATGTCATCGAGTCCGTCGACATCGATGTGGTCTAA
- a CDS encoding acyl-CoA dehydrogenase family protein codes for MTASTKPNHPLPDPDSDFYQIHEILSDAEKALLKRVRAFMESEVAPVINKYWAEDAFPFELIPGIRELNIAGVGFEGYGCPGGSTLLDGFIAMELARVDSSIATFIGVHGGLAMGSIFLGGSEEQKQKWLPPMARLEKVGCFGLTEPLVGSGAGGGLLTTAKREGDTWILNGQKRWIGNSTWCDLSIIWARDVDDNQVKGFIVENKTTPGFSVEKIENKIALRVVQNGVITLDHCRVPEENRLQGDLSFRDTARVLRLTRQYVAWEAVGCSMGAYEHALRYAQTREQFGKPIASFQMIQDHLAKMLGNITASQCMVARLAQLQDQGKLLDQHASLAKVFCTSRMRETVAWAREIFGGNGIVLDYNVARFVADSEALYSYEGTREMNSLIVGKAVTGFSAFV; via the coding sequence ATGACTGCCAGCACGAAACCAAACCACCCGCTTCCGGATCCCGACAGCGACTTCTATCAGATTCACGAGATTCTTAGTGATGCTGAGAAAGCCCTGCTAAAGCGGGTGCGTGCCTTCATGGAGAGCGAGGTCGCTCCCGTGATCAACAAATATTGGGCCGAGGACGCGTTCCCGTTCGAGCTCATTCCCGGGATCCGGGAACTCAATATCGCCGGCGTCGGCTTCGAAGGCTACGGCTGCCCTGGCGGCAGCACGCTTCTCGATGGATTTATCGCCATGGAACTGGCGCGCGTCGACTCGTCCATCGCGACCTTCATCGGGGTCCATGGTGGACTGGCAATGGGATCGATCTTTCTCGGCGGCTCTGAGGAACAGAAGCAGAAATGGCTGCCACCCATGGCGCGATTGGAAAAAGTCGGTTGCTTCGGATTGACCGAACCGCTGGTAGGGTCGGGCGCCGGCGGCGGGTTGCTGACCACCGCTAAGCGGGAAGGCGATACGTGGATCCTAAATGGTCAAAAGCGGTGGATAGGCAATTCGACCTGGTGTGACCTATCGATTATCTGGGCACGCGACGTCGATGACAATCAGGTCAAAGGTTTCATCGTCGAGAACAAAACCACCCCGGGTTTTTCCGTCGAAAAAATCGAAAACAAGATCGCACTGCGAGTCGTGCAGAACGGCGTCATCACACTCGACCATTGCCGCGTGCCCGAAGAGAACCGCCTCCAGGGCGATTTATCCTTCCGCGATACGGCGCGGGTCCTTCGGCTTACCCGTCAATACGTCGCATGGGAAGCCGTCGGCTGCAGCATGGGCGCTTACGAACATGCGCTGCGCTACGCGCAGACTCGCGAGCAGTTCGGCAAACCGATCGCGTCATTCCAGATGATTCAGGACCACCTCGCCAAAATGCTCGGCAACATCACAGCGTCGCAATGCATGGTTGCACGGCTTGCCCAATTGCAGGACCAAGGCAAGCTGCTGGATCAGCACGCTTCACTGGCCAAGGTATTTTGCACGAGCCGTATGCGTGAAACCGTTGCATGGGCGCGGGAGATATTCGGCGGTAACGGGATCGTGCTCGACTACAACGTCGCCCGCTTCGTTGCCGACTCGGAAGCGCTCTATTCCTACGAAGGCACGCGCGAAATGAACTCCCTGATCGTCGGCAAGGCGGTCACCGGCTTTAGCGCGTTCGTCTGA
- a CDS encoding cbb3-type cytochrome c oxidase subunit II translates to MNKVLTVIIGALIMIAIATLVLVALPYRQLTDESPPEQLKPYTIAQLRGRATYVGMGCVYCHSQQPRPADLGPDGLRGWGRASVPADYVYDYPHLLGVARTGPDLFNIGARQPSVDWHLTHLYQPRSVAPGSVMPAYPFLFKVVAHAAPGEKVVTLPPQYAPVGGQVVATQEALDLVAYLTSLNHTYPVATDESGAAK, encoded by the coding sequence ATGAACAAGGTTCTGACCGTCATTATTGGCGCACTGATCATGATCGCCATCGCGACGCTGGTCCTGGTTGCCCTGCCGTATCGCCAACTGACGGACGAGTCACCGCCGGAGCAGCTGAAGCCTTACACGATCGCTCAACTGCGTGGCCGAGCCACCTACGTCGGCATGGGATGTGTTTACTGTCACTCGCAGCAGCCGCGGCCCGCTGACCTGGGACCGGATGGTTTGCGAGGCTGGGGCCGTGCTTCCGTACCGGCCGACTACGTCTATGACTACCCGCATCTGCTAGGCGTGGCCCGTACCGGCCCAGACCTTTTCAATATCGGCGCGCGACAACCGAGCGTGGACTGGCATCTCACACATTTGTACCAGCCGCGCAGCGTGGCGCCAGGCAGTGTCATGCCGGCCTATCCGTTTCTGTTCAAGGTGGTGGCTCATGCTGCGCCTGGCGAGAAAGTCGTCACGCTGCCTCCGCAGTACGCACCTGTGGGCGGCCAGGTCGTTGCGACACAGGAGGCGCTGGACCTCGTCGCGTACCTGACTTCGCTCAATCACACCTATCCCGTTGCAACCGATGAATCCGGAGCGGCCAAATGA
- a CDS encoding heavy metal translocating P-type ATPase, with product MQSDRPDSVVLDVRGMWCTSCANALERVLQRQPGVLDAKVSFASESASLQWDPAAISLAQILQHATRLGYECVPEGAGHDRRAHFAKIRHDLLVRLVVAAFFSMWVMVAQWTLYVAPEGSLSPAVQYWLALFACLTTVPVIGYCALPFFRAAWRTLRARAPGMDFLVVLGASSSCLLSVWHLIHGASTVYFDSAAMIVTFLLAGRLLETAVRSGSSDAVRGLLELPPETARVIDATGAEIRVLAKRVERGDVIRICPGERVPLDGVVTRGMSSLDRSLLTGETVFKTVEPGDVVEAGALNGEGELLVAVKRIWGERRVDLIARSVRQMLARKTATQALAERFTRYLAPGICVLAALTLAWGMANSMAMAGAIERAIAVLVITCPCALGMAVPLALNAGVGRAARAGILFRDVEAIEKAGHIALFFLDKTGTLTEGTPQLVGSRVAMGVSEAELVAAAAIAGRGSEHPLAKAVCALLPQSRRASVEAAAGSSRAVPGSGVEWTGADGTCILVGRGAFLIACGICTPEVTTEHTTIHVARNGQWLGALYFSDKPRSGAAHALSQIRAAGAGLAMLTGDQMGVALRIAEAVGIDDCAVYASQAPEDKAHRIVAAQASGAKVAFVGDGLNDAPALAAADLGVAVGSASASSIAAASVVLVDGGIEKLDVALSLARQTARAMRQNLIAAAIYNVLAIPLAVSGLVSPAMAAVLMIASSLSVTLNSSRLAVKGKKERRVPKQKQGSAPLRILLTK from the coding sequence ATGCAATCCGACCGCCCCGACAGCGTCGTGCTCGATGTGCGCGGCATGTGGTGCACCAGTTGCGCCAATGCATTGGAACGCGTGCTTCAGCGTCAACCGGGTGTCCTCGACGCCAAGGTGAGCTTCGCGTCGGAATCGGCTTCGCTTCAATGGGACCCGGCGGCGATCTCGCTCGCCCAGATCCTGCAGCACGCCACCAGACTCGGGTACGAGTGCGTGCCCGAAGGCGCGGGCCACGACCGACGGGCGCATTTCGCGAAGATCAGGCATGACCTGCTGGTCCGCCTGGTCGTCGCTGCCTTTTTTTCGATGTGGGTCATGGTCGCCCAATGGACCTTGTATGTCGCACCCGAAGGCAGCCTGTCGCCGGCCGTGCAATATTGGCTCGCGCTTTTCGCGTGCCTGACAACAGTCCCGGTTATCGGCTACTGCGCGCTGCCGTTTTTTCGCGCAGCGTGGCGCACGCTGCGCGCTCGAGCGCCGGGGATGGACTTTCTGGTTGTGCTGGGCGCCAGTTCATCCTGCCTTCTGTCCGTGTGGCACCTGATTCACGGTGCGTCGACTGTCTACTTTGACTCCGCTGCCATGATCGTGACCTTCCTGCTGGCCGGACGGCTGCTGGAAACCGCCGTGCGGAGCGGGTCGTCCGACGCAGTCAGAGGTCTGCTGGAATTGCCTCCCGAGACGGCACGAGTCATCGACGCGACCGGAGCCGAAATCCGTGTGTTGGCCAAACGGGTGGAACGCGGCGACGTCATCCGCATTTGCCCCGGTGAACGCGTGCCGCTGGACGGCGTCGTCACTCGAGGCATGTCATCTCTGGACCGCTCGTTATTGACCGGTGAAACCGTATTCAAGACCGTGGAGCCGGGCGATGTTGTCGAGGCTGGTGCCCTCAATGGGGAGGGCGAATTGCTGGTTGCCGTCAAGCGCATATGGGGTGAACGGCGCGTGGACCTCATCGCGCGCAGCGTGCGGCAGATGCTGGCCCGTAAAACGGCGACCCAGGCGCTCGCCGAGCGATTCACCCGCTATCTGGCGCCGGGAATCTGCGTGCTTGCGGCGCTGACCCTCGCATGGGGCATGGCCAACAGCATGGCAATGGCCGGCGCGATCGAGCGCGCCATCGCAGTGCTGGTCATAACGTGTCCTTGTGCGCTTGGCATGGCCGTGCCGCTCGCGCTCAACGCCGGTGTCGGCAGAGCTGCGCGGGCGGGCATCCTGTTTCGCGATGTAGAGGCGATCGAGAAGGCCGGTCACATCGCGCTCTTCTTTCTGGACAAGACCGGAACGCTGACCGAGGGCACGCCTCAGCTAGTCGGCTCGCGCGTGGCGATGGGAGTTAGCGAGGCCGAACTTGTCGCAGCGGCGGCCATAGCGGGGCGGGGCAGTGAGCACCCCCTAGCGAAAGCTGTCTGCGCGCTCCTGCCTCAGTCGCGCCGGGCATCGGTCGAGGCGGCCGCCGGATCGTCCCGTGCCGTGCCGGGGTCGGGCGTCGAATGGACCGGTGCTGACGGGACTTGCATCCTCGTTGGGCGCGGCGCGTTTCTGATTGCCTGTGGCATTTGCACGCCTGAAGTCACGACCGAACATACGACGATACACGTTGCGCGCAACGGTCAATGGCTCGGTGCGCTTTACTTCTCCGATAAGCCGCGCTCAGGCGCGGCACACGCGCTTTCGCAAATACGGGCAGCAGGCGCGGGTCTCGCCATGCTGACCGGCGACCAGATGGGTGTTGCGCTGCGCATAGCAGAAGCCGTCGGCATCGACGATTGCGCCGTTTACGCGAGTCAGGCCCCCGAAGATAAGGCGCATCGGATTGTGGCCGCGCAGGCCTCAGGCGCAAAGGTGGCCTTCGTCGGCGATGGACTCAACGACGCCCCGGCGCTTGCCGCGGCCGACCTCGGCGTCGCTGTGGGCAGTGCATCGGCATCCTCGATCGCTGCAGCGTCGGTGGTGCTTGTCGATGGCGGGATTGAAAAACTGGACGTTGCGCTCTCGCTCGCTCGCCAGACCGCGCGAGCGATGCGCCAAAACCTGATTGCAGCAGCGATTTACAACGTCCTCGCGATTCCGCTCGCCGTATCGGGACTTGTGTCCCCGGCAATGGCTGCCGTACTGATGATCGCGAGCTCATTGTCGGTCACGCTGAATTCCTCTCGGCTGGCAGTGAAGGGGAAGAAGGAGCGGCGCGTCCCGAAACAGAAACAGGGCAGTGCGCCTTTGCGCATATTGCTCACTAAATAG